Proteins from a single region of Paramormyrops kingsleyae isolate MSU_618 chromosome 9, PKINGS_0.4, whole genome shotgun sequence:
- the entpd3 gene encoding ectonucleoside triphosphate diphosphohydrolase 3 has protein sequence MTSRLAVSLAVFFLLASIAVIITVAVIQVHKTNFLSPGLKYGIVLDAGSSRTTVYLYQWPAEKENNTGVVTQTLKCRVEGPGISSFGQDPDQDRCTWHSMKECMAQTLETIPLSQHNSTPLFLGATAGMRLLRSKNESASDKILLDIRRYLQSLPFSFGNASIISGEEEGLYGWITANYLMGNFVEKNLWNAWVRPHGAKTIGSLDLGGASTQIAFSTTPAEGQAPPGYTKVWLYGYEYSVYTHSFTCYGKDEAERKVLASLVRTSSSSQVKNPCYHTGYSTTMSAGYIFETPCNQKTSNYNPKQQLTLVGTGDLGLCRSTVRAAFDLGSCQGRSNCSFNGVYQPPVSGDFVAYAGFSYITEMFGLNQSFSLDAFDSKIRSHCSLPWKTLTEGSSKKEKYLRSYCYSANLAYVLLVEGYKFSPETWNNIRFQNEINQNSVAWPLGYMLALSNMIPAEAKLVQLPMASSVFAGLLFMFSTLAILCFMFLAIALVRACY, from the exons TATGGGATCGTCCTGGATGCAGGTTCCTCACGCACCACCGTGTACCTCTACCAATGGCCAGCAGAGAAGGAGAACAACACCGGGGTGGTCACTCAGACCCTGAAATGCCGAGTAGAAG GTCCTGGGATTTCTAGCTTTGGTCAGGACCCTGATCAGGACAGATGCACCTGGCACTCCATGAAGGAGTGTATGGCACAAACCCTGGAAACGATCCCTCTATCCCAGCACAATTCCACCCCACTGTTCCTGGGGGCGACAGCTGGAATGAGGCTGCTGAG GTCTAAGAATGAAAGTGCTTCTGATAAAATCCTGCTGGACATCAGGAGGTACCTGCAGAGCTTACCCTTCAGCTTTGGAAACGCCTCCATCATCTCCGGTGAGGAGGAGGGGCTGTATGGCTGGATCACCGCCAACTACCTGATGGGGAACTTTGTGGAG AAGAACCTGTGGAATGCCTGGGTGCGTCCACACGGTGCCAAGACCATCGGGTCCCTGGACCTCGGGGGGGCCTCCACCCAGATCGCCTTCTCCACCACCCCGGCTGAAGGGCAGGCACCCCCCGGGTACACGAAGGTGTGGCTGTACGGTTACGAGTACAGCGTTTACACGCACAGCTTCACGTGCTATGGCAAAGACGAGGCGGAGAGGAAGGTTCTGGCAAGCCTCGTTCGG ACGTCATCGTCCAGCCAAGTGAAAAACCCCTGCTATCACACTGGGTACAGCACCACCATGTCCGCCGGGTATATCTTTGAGACGCCTTGCAACCAAAAGACCTCGAACTACAACCCAAAACAGCAGCTCACCTTAGTCGGGACTGGAGACCTGGGCCTCTGCCGGTCCACTGTGCGGGCAGCGTTTGACCTGGGTTCCTGTCAGGGCCGTTCCAATTGTTCCTTCAATGGGGTGTATCAACCCCCTGTTTCGGGGGATTTTGTG GCCTATGCGGGATTTTCCTACATTACCGAGATGTTTGGGCTCAATCAGTCATTCTCCTTGGATGCCTTCGATTCCAAAATCCGGTCTCACTGCTCGTTACCCTGGAAGACA ttaacAGAAGGATCTTCTAAAAAGGAGAAATACCTGCGGTCTTACTGTTACTCAGCAAATTTGGCATATGTTTTGTTGGTTGAAGGTTACAAATTTAGCCCAGAGACATGGAATAACATCCGGTTTCAAAATGAG ATAAATCAGAACAGCGTAGCCTGGCCCCTGGGCTACATGCTGGCCCTTTCCAACATGATCCCCGCAGAAGCAAAGCTGGTGCAGCTACCCATGGCATCCTCCGTCTTCGCAGGGCTCCTCTTCATGTTCTCCACGCTGGCCATCCTCTGCTTCATGTTCCTGGCCATCGCCTTGGTGCGGGCTTGTTATTGA